A region of uncultured Anaeromusa sp. DNA encodes the following proteins:
- a CDS encoding N-acetylmuramoyl-L-alanine amidase yields the protein MFICLDPGHSGPVEPGACFHNLHEADLTLAIALQTAATLRQRGATVCLTRTEDIDNDGLTWRAELANEAVCDAFLSIHCNAAADDTARGIESYYYPGSSPGLHLAGSVQNELNALHYSLDRGVKDAFFTVLEKTSMPAVLVECGFITQYQDRQILCDPSWQQALGQALARSLLNVSF from the coding sequence ATGTTTATTTGCTTAGACCCCGGCCATAGCGGTCCCGTAGAACCAGGCGCTTGTTTCCACAATCTGCACGAAGCAGACCTCACCTTGGCCATTGCCCTGCAAACCGCGGCAACGCTGCGCCAAAGGGGCGCCACTGTCTGTCTTACCCGTACGGAAGACATCGACAACGACGGTCTGACCTGGCGCGCCGAACTAGCCAACGAAGCCGTCTGCGACGCCTTTCTTTCCATCCATTGTAACGCCGCCGCAGACGATACGGCCCGCGGCATCGAAAGCTACTATTACCCCGGCTCCTCTCCAGGACTCCATTTAGCCGGTTCGGTACAAAACGAGTTAAATGCGCTTCACTACTCTCTGGATCGCGGTGTCAAAGACGCCTTTTTTACCGTCCTGGAAAAAACCTCCATGCCTGCAGTGCTTGTAGAGTGCGGCTTCATCACCCAATACCAGGACCGTCAGATCCTGTGCGATCCCTCTTGGCAGCAGGCTCTCGGCCAAGCATTGGCTCGCAGCCTGCTCAATGTTTCTTTTTGA
- the pseB gene encoding UDP-N-acetylglucosamine 4,6-dehydratase (inverting), giving the protein MFNEASLLITGGTGTFGRQLVQTLLARYRPRRVIVFSRDELKQSEMQREFPQSCMRYFIGDVRDEGRLHQALQGVDYVVHAAALKQVPTAECNPSEFVKTNILGAQHMIAATIANRVKKVIDLSSDKAANPTSFYGATKLVSDKLFVAANESIEGQVTQFSVVRYGNIAASRGSVVPLFRRLLAEGCTRLPVTHLQMTRFWLTPAEGVEAMLAAFSHMRGGEIFIPKVPSCRIVQLAEAFLPGREPEIIGLRPGEKLHEAMWSEGEAHLVLEFPGYYLLRPPTSPVSNSVYAVNSQGESGKAVPDGFIYNSAANPQFLSVAELQRMLKEHK; this is encoded by the coding sequence GTGTTTAACGAGGCATCCTTATTGATTACCGGTGGCACGGGTACCTTTGGCAGACAATTGGTGCAGACTCTATTGGCTCGCTACCGGCCGCGCCGGGTGATTGTTTTTTCTCGGGATGAACTGAAACAATCAGAAATGCAGCGAGAATTTCCGCAAAGCTGTATGCGTTACTTTATTGGTGATGTGAGAGATGAAGGGCGTTTGCACCAGGCGTTGCAGGGAGTCGACTATGTGGTACATGCGGCGGCGCTCAAACAAGTGCCAACTGCGGAATGCAATCCATCAGAATTTGTGAAGACAAATATTTTAGGAGCGCAGCACATGATTGCCGCAACGATCGCCAACCGAGTAAAGAAAGTGATAGACCTTTCTTCCGATAAGGCGGCAAATCCTACCAGCTTTTACGGTGCGACAAAGTTAGTTTCGGACAAGCTGTTTGTGGCGGCTAATGAGAGCATAGAAGGACAAGTAACGCAATTTTCCGTGGTGCGCTACGGCAATATTGCCGCCTCACGGGGCTCGGTAGTACCTCTGTTCCGCAGGCTTCTTGCGGAGGGCTGCACACGTCTGCCTGTTACGCATCTGCAAATGACGCGCTTTTGGCTGACTCCGGCGGAAGGTGTGGAAGCCATGTTGGCGGCATTTTCTCACATGAGAGGCGGAGAAATTTTTATTCCCAAAGTGCCTTCCTGCCGCATTGTGCAGTTGGCGGAGGCGTTTTTGCCAGGAAGAGAGCCAGAAATCATCGGTCTGCGTCCGGGAGAAAAGCTGCATGAAGCCATGTGGTCGGAGGGTGAGGCGCACCTGGTGCTGGAATTTCCCGGCTATTATTTGCTTCGGCCACCTACGTCGCCGGTCTCCAATTCTGTATATGCTGTGAATTCCCAGGGAGAAAGCGGCAAAGCAGTGCCGGATGGTTTTATTTATAATTCCGCTGCCAACCCGCAGTTTCTCAGCGTGGCAGAGCTGCAGCGCATGCTGAAGGAGCACAAATAA
- a CDS encoding HD domain-containing phosphohydrolase, whose product MKRSKLVVMVVDDVAEWRLQLAKHLEAQYFVVAAANGTEALEYAKLKRPDLILLDVTMPGLNGYEACTLLKKEASLQSIPVVFLLEPGEVVDGTEGLAQGGCDFIDKSSSAPLLLARSEMYMALKQAQEELRDRNFYLEGQVEERLQGLGLLQDVSMMAMALLAESRDYETGAHLQRTSRYVRALATNLYAKALFAKELTLDSIFLLSKSALLHDIGKLTIPETVLGKRGKLTSAEFSLVKRHAQAGRKSIEEAGLFLGVPESFLRFAKEMACYHHERWDGNGYPQGLAGERIPVSARLMSLADVYDAIVSRRVYKEPASHKEAVRIIEAAAGTQFDPLVVGAFLETADSFADIAAQFPDSVRQ is encoded by the coding sequence ATGAAACGAAGCAAGCTGGTAGTAATGGTTGTGGATGATGTTGCGGAATGGCGGCTACAGCTGGCGAAGCATCTGGAAGCGCAGTATTTTGTTGTGGCGGCGGCTAATGGGACGGAAGCGCTGGAATATGCCAAATTAAAGCGGCCGGATCTGATTTTGTTGGATGTGACTATGCCTGGCTTGAATGGTTATGAAGCATGCACGTTGCTGAAAAAAGAAGCGAGCTTGCAGAGTATTCCAGTAGTCTTTTTGCTGGAACCTGGCGAGGTGGTGGACGGGACGGAAGGGTTGGCGCAAGGAGGCTGTGATTTTATTGATAAGAGCAGTTCGGCACCATTGTTGCTGGCGCGCAGCGAGATGTATATGGCCTTAAAGCAGGCGCAAGAAGAGCTGCGTGATCGTAATTTTTATTTGGAAGGGCAAGTGGAGGAACGGCTGCAAGGGCTGGGGCTGCTGCAGGATGTATCTATGATGGCTATGGCGTTGCTGGCGGAAAGCCGGGATTATGAAACCGGCGCGCATTTGCAGCGTACAAGCCGGTATGTGCGAGCATTGGCCACCAATTTGTACGCCAAAGCGTTGTTTGCCAAGGAACTTACCCTTGACAGTATATTTTTGCTTTCTAAATCGGCGCTGCTCCACGATATTGGCAAGTTGACCATTCCGGAGACGGTTTTGGGCAAGCGGGGGAAATTAACTTCTGCTGAATTTTCTTTGGTTAAACGACATGCGCAGGCGGGACGGAAAAGCATTGAAGAAGCAGGGCTGTTTTTAGGAGTGCCTGAGTCGTTTTTGCGATTTGCCAAAGAAATGGCTTGTTATCACCATGAGCGCTGGGATGGCAACGGCTATCCGCAAGGGTTGGCGGGAGAGCGGATTCCTGTTTCGGCGCGTTTGATGTCTTTGGCGGATGTGTACGACGCCATTGTCAGCCGGCGTGTGTATAAGGAACCGGCGTCGCATAAGGAAGCGGTGCGCATTATCGAAGCGGCGGCAGGTACGCAATTTGATCCGCTGGTGGTGGGTGCATTTTTGGAGACGGCCGATAGCTTCGCTGATATTGCGGCGCAATTTCCGGATTCTGTGCGGCAGTGA